In one window of Tellurirhabdus rosea DNA:
- a CDS encoding HRDC domain-containing protein has translation MSAAVNQKLELARNFVLHTNRNVFLTGKAGTGKTTFLHSIKYATGKRLVVVAPTGVAAINAGGVTIHSFFQLPFGPLVPGSDRQPTRKFTKDKLRLIRTLDLLVIDEISMVRADVLDGIDAVLRRYRNPTQPFGGVQLLMIGDMQQLPPVIRDEDWALLRPYYETGYFFGSRALQQIPYVSIELTHIYRQSDEQFIGILNAIREKKITAQQLQVLNARHQPDFRPTEELPYITLSTHNSAAQQINSQRLDELDEESQVFTATIDGEFPAHAFPTEAELELKVGAQVMFVKNDISREKRYFNGKIGRITEIDEDVIYVRCPQDEEEISVTPVSWENIRYGLDPGSQEIRADVIGTFSQYPLKLAWAITIHKSQGLTFERAIIDAAAAFTHGQVYVALSRCKTLEGIVLSAPIPSSSIKNEWILDEFHQEVQQKTPTEREYEESKRAYQETLLQELFSFRQAAFLLQKAHKVVRENASSLDADLMPAFEKLEGIFLEKAVRVTERFERDLARYFSESCLPEENQPLQERIGKASLYFKEILWQELLQPLHRLPTGSDNQQVRTAMLEAVQEFEKELNTKLSCFERCRTGFESMAYLKARNEAELSFKSGLGKAAAVVPAASAGSEAEGESPVAYPGLYRTIVRWRDALAAESDVKGYMVLPRKTILELANGLPQTLRDLEKVKGIGKLKARQFGPELLELIQLWCEENDVQPETF, from the coding sequence ATGTCCGCCGCCGTAAACCAGAAACTCGAATTAGCCCGAAATTTCGTCCTGCACACCAACCGGAACGTTTTTCTGACGGGAAAAGCCGGAACGGGCAAAACCACGTTTCTGCACTCGATCAAATATGCAACCGGCAAACGGCTGGTGGTGGTCGCGCCCACCGGCGTGGCGGCCATCAACGCGGGCGGCGTGACGATCCACTCGTTTTTCCAACTGCCGTTCGGCCCCCTGGTACCCGGCTCCGACCGGCAGCCCACCCGCAAATTTACCAAAGACAAGCTGCGCCTGATCCGGACGCTGGACCTACTGGTGATCGACGAAATCAGCATGGTGCGGGCCGATGTCCTGGACGGCATCGATGCCGTCCTGCGCCGGTACCGAAACCCGACTCAGCCTTTTGGCGGCGTGCAGTTGCTGATGATCGGCGACATGCAGCAGCTGCCGCCCGTTATCCGGGATGAGGACTGGGCGCTGCTTCGGCCGTATTACGAAACGGGCTACTTCTTCGGCAGCCGCGCGCTTCAGCAGATTCCCTACGTGTCCATCGAACTGACGCATATTTATCGCCAGTCGGACGAGCAGTTTATCGGAATTCTGAACGCCATTCGGGAGAAGAAGATTACGGCTCAGCAGCTCCAGGTCCTGAATGCCCGTCACCAGCCGGATTTCCGGCCGACAGAAGAACTGCCTTACATCACCTTATCGACGCACAACTCGGCGGCCCAACAGATTAACAGCCAGCGGCTGGACGAACTGGACGAAGAATCGCAGGTTTTTACGGCAACGATTGACGGGGAATTTCCCGCCCATGCCTTCCCCACCGAGGCCGAACTGGAGCTGAAAGTCGGGGCGCAGGTGATGTTCGTCAAAAATGACATTTCCCGCGAAAAGCGCTATTTCAACGGAAAAATCGGCCGGATTACGGAAATCGACGAGGATGTCATCTACGTTCGCTGCCCGCAGGATGAGGAAGAGATCAGCGTCACGCCCGTCAGTTGGGAAAACATCCGGTACGGCCTCGACCCCGGCAGCCAGGAAATCCGGGCCGACGTGATCGGAACCTTCTCGCAATACCCTCTGAAGCTCGCCTGGGCCATCACCATCCACAAAAGCCAGGGCCTGACCTTCGAACGGGCCATCATCGACGCGGCGGCGGCCTTCACGCACGGACAGGTGTACGTTGCCCTCAGCCGCTGTAAAACGCTGGAAGGCATCGTGCTGAGCGCGCCCATTCCCTCCAGCAGCATCAAGAATGAGTGGATTCTGGACGAATTTCATCAGGAAGTTCAGCAGAAAACGCCGACCGAACGGGAGTACGAAGAGTCGAAGCGAGCCTATCAGGAAACCTTGCTTCAGGAGCTGTTCTCTTTCCGGCAGGCCGCGTTTCTGTTGCAGAAAGCCCATAAAGTCGTCCGGGAAAATGCGTCTTCGCTGGATGCCGACCTGATGCCGGCCTTCGAAAAGCTGGAAGGCATTTTTCTGGAAAAAGCCGTTCGGGTCACGGAGCGTTTTGAACGCGATCTGGCCCGTTATTTCTCCGAAAGCTGCCTGCCGGAAGAAAACCAGCCGCTGCAGGAGCGCATCGGCAAGGCAAGCCTGTATTTCAAGGAGATTCTGTGGCAAGAACTGCTCCAGCCGCTGCACCGCCTGCCGACGGGTTCGGACAACCAGCAGGTGCGGACCGCGATGCTCGAAGCGGTCCAGGAGTTTGAAAAAGAACTGAATACAAAACTGAGCTGCTTTGAGCGCTGCCGGACCGGCTTTGAGTCAATGGCCTACCTGAAAGCCCGGAACGAAGCCGAACTGTCCTTCAAATCGGGTCTGGGTAAAGCCGCCGCGGTGGTTCCGGCCGCGTCGGCGGGAAGCGAGGCGGAGGGCGAAAGCCCCGTGGCCTATCCCGGCCTGTACCGGACGATTGTTCGGTGGCGGGACGCTCTAGCGGCCGAAAGCGACGTAAAAGGCTACATGGTGCTTCCTCGAAAAACCATTCTGGAACTGGCAAACGGCCTTCCGCAGACCCTTCGGGACCTGGAGAAGGTCAAGGGAATTGGCAAACTGAAGGCCCGGCAGTTCGGGCCGGAACTTCTCGAACTGATTCAGCTCTGGTGCGAGGAGAACGATGTCCAGCCCGAAACATTCTGA
- the parS gene encoding type II RES/Xre toxin-antitoxin system antitoxin has product MSNVVQRRQIPQDRSALVLLALQGIPAAAFFDIAEQTGYRREQLAEVFDTSVKTFQRYEREDRKLNPQDSEKALKIMALFEKGEELFGSNDHFRRWMDKPAFGLGSQVPFDLLHTSGGIDLIMDELTRIEYGDLA; this is encoded by the coding sequence ATGTCCAATGTTGTTCAACGCCGTCAAATTCCGCAGGACCGTTCCGCTCTGGTGCTGCTGGCCTTACAGGGCATTCCGGCGGCGGCTTTTTTTGACATTGCCGAACAGACCGGGTATCGCCGGGAGCAGTTGGCGGAGGTTTTTGATACGTCCGTAAAGACCTTCCAGCGCTATGAGCGGGAGGACCGGAAGCTGAATCCCCAGGATAGCGAAAAGGCGCTGAAAATCATGGCTTTATTCGAAAAAGGAGAGGAGCTTTTCGGCTCGAACGACCACTTCCGGCGCTGGATGGACAAGCCGGCGTTTGGTCTGGGCAGTCAGGTTCCGTTCGACCTTCTGCATACCTCCGGCGGCATTGACCTCATCATGGACGAACTGACCCGGATCGAGTACGGGGATCTGGCCTGA
- a CDS encoding RES family NAD+ phosphorylase: MLVYRITKSRYAGQLLASGGAARWNSRGMFVLYTAASRALACLENVVHRSGEGLQDDFRVMVIDVPDPLAVETIPPESLPADWFDFQNYYTCQQRGDDWLRSVRTPVLQVPSAIIPGEFNFLLNPAHPEFRAVQLLRTEPFVFDPRIKE; the protein is encoded by the coding sequence ATGCTCGTCTACCGAATCACGAAATCCCGTTATGCCGGTCAACTGCTGGCCTCCGGCGGGGCCGCCCGCTGGAACTCGCGCGGGATGTTTGTCTTGTACACGGCCGCTTCCCGGGCGCTGGCCTGTCTGGAGAACGTCGTTCACCGCTCGGGCGAGGGTTTGCAGGACGACTTTCGGGTGATGGTCATCGACGTGCCCGACCCCCTGGCCGTGGAGACCATTCCGCCCGAAAGCCTGCCTGCCGACTGGTTCGATTTCCAAAACTATTATACCTGCCAGCAGCGCGGCGACGACTGGCTGCGTTCGGTCCGGACGCCGGTGCTGCAGGTTCCGTCGGCGATCATTCCCGGCGAGTTCAATTTCCTGCTAAACCCCGCCCATCCGGAGTTCCGAGCCGTTCAGCTTCTGCGGACCGAGCCGTTTGTATTTGATCCGAGAATCAAGGAATAA
- the dnaE gene encoding DNA polymerase III subunit alpha, producing the protein MQFSHLHCHTQYSLLDGQADIKKLIKKAKADNMPAVAITDHGNMFGVFEFVAEASKQGIKPIVGCEFYVVEDHTRKQFTKEQKDVRYHQLLLAKNPTGYKNLSKLCSLGYMDGLYGKYPRITKALIEKHMEGLIATTCCIGAMVPKTILKKGEAEGEKEFKWWLDRFGEDYYVELQRHEIADQIKVNEVLVKFARKYNVKIIASNDSHYVDQEDWVAHDILLCVNTGEKMSTPSAKEFNDEEGFPKGTRFAFFNDQFYFKNTQEMSTLFSDLPEAIDNTNEIVGKVETLKLKRDIMLPNFPIPREFQVHDDDVLNQWEYLKHLTYTGAKERYGEITPEAQERLDFELFTIKTMGFAGYFLIVSDFIKAGRDLGVMIGPGRGSAAGSAVAYCIGITNIDPIKYNLLFERFLNPDRKSMPDIDTDFDDEGRQKVIDYVVQKYGKQQVAQIVTYGTMAAKSAIKDVARVMELPLSDSNALAKLVPDKPTYNMTLRKIFEDPIDSLANMIQPEEVENVRKMRALESGDERTVREMKLLADSSQISNVLRQARKLEGTVRNTGIHAAGIIIAPDDLSNILPVATSKDSDLLITQYEGKIIEDAGVIKMDFLGLRNLTIIKEALRLIKQNHGVEIDIDYIPLDDQKTYELFQRGETNAIFQFESDGMKKYMKELKPDRFEDLIAMNALYRPGPIAYIPNFINRKHGREEVKYDLPEMEEHLAETYGINVYQEQVMLLSQKLGGFTKGDADVLRKAMGKKQKEVLDKMKVKFMEGCAKNGLNVKACEKVWTDWEAFASYAFNKSHSTCYAFVAYQTAYLKSHYKAEYMAAVLTSCLGNIEKITFFLEECKSIGIPVLGPDVNESERFFGVNKKGEIRFGLGGIKGTGDAAVESIIDERRKGGPYKDLYDFMIRSNLRTVNKKTLESLAYAGAFDNLDECHRAQFFDVPQGETGTFLERLIRYANNYHAEKSAAQQSLFGAMNGGEPDLPRPKAPNVPTWSEIDKLKFEKDVVGFYITGHPLDEFRLELESFCTCTLDRLYDDVNKGKEITVGGIVTSSQLRQARNGNPFIIFKLEDYNGSVEMSLFGEDYVRLSNYIEVGHFLHIKGKLQNRWNSDQFEFRPNAIQLLTEVRQKYSRELCVQLDLQVINNEFVAHLTDLVKAYPGHCNLLMSIRDRDEPVEVSLLSRPFKVAPVNELLKALDALDGVKCRLN; encoded by the coding sequence ATGCAATTTTCCCACCTTCACTGCCACACGCAATACTCCCTGCTCGACGGGCAGGCGGATATTAAGAAGCTGATCAAAAAGGCGAAAGCCGACAATATGCCCGCCGTGGCCATCACGGACCACGGGAACATGTTCGGCGTGTTCGAGTTTGTGGCCGAGGCGTCCAAGCAGGGCATCAAACCGATTGTGGGCTGCGAATTTTACGTCGTGGAAGACCACACCCGGAAACAGTTTACCAAGGAACAGAAAGACGTCCGCTACCACCAGCTCCTGCTGGCCAAGAACCCGACGGGCTACAAGAACCTGTCCAAGCTCTGCTCGCTGGGCTACATGGACGGCCTGTACGGCAAATATCCCCGGATTACCAAAGCCCTCATCGAAAAGCATATGGAGGGGCTGATTGCCACCACCTGCTGCATTGGGGCGATGGTGCCGAAAACCATTCTGAAAAAAGGAGAGGCCGAGGGCGAAAAAGAGTTTAAGTGGTGGCTCGACCGCTTCGGCGAAGACTATTACGTGGAGTTGCAGCGCCACGAAATTGCCGACCAGATCAAGGTCAACGAGGTACTCGTCAAGTTTGCCCGGAAGTACAACGTCAAAATCATCGCTTCCAACGACTCCCACTACGTCGATCAGGAAGACTGGGTGGCGCACGATATTCTGCTCTGCGTCAACACGGGGGAGAAGATGAGTACGCCTTCCGCCAAAGAGTTCAACGACGAGGAAGGCTTCCCGAAAGGCACGCGGTTTGCCTTTTTCAACGACCAGTTTTATTTCAAGAATACGCAGGAAATGTCGACGCTCTTCAGCGATTTGCCGGAGGCGATCGACAATACGAACGAGATTGTCGGCAAGGTCGAGACGCTTAAACTAAAGCGCGACATCATGCTGCCTAACTTCCCTATTCCCAGGGAGTTCCAGGTGCACGACGACGATGTTTTGAACCAGTGGGAATACCTCAAGCACCTGACGTACACCGGCGCCAAGGAACGCTACGGCGAGATTACTCCCGAGGCGCAGGAACGGCTTGACTTCGAGTTGTTTACCATTAAGACGATGGGCTTCGCCGGTTACTTTCTCATCGTATCGGACTTCATCAAAGCGGGTCGCGACCTGGGCGTGATGATCGGGCCGGGCCGGGGCTCGGCGGCGGGCTCGGCGGTGGCCTACTGCATCGGCATTACGAACATTGACCCGATCAAATACAACCTGCTGTTTGAGCGATTCCTGAACCCCGACCGGAAGTCCATGCCCGATATCGATACGGACTTCGACGACGAAGGCCGGCAGAAGGTAATCGATTATGTGGTGCAGAAATACGGCAAGCAGCAGGTGGCGCAGATTGTGACCTACGGCACGATGGCCGCCAAATCGGCCATCAAGGACGTGGCCCGCGTGATGGAACTGCCCCTGTCGGACTCCAACGCCCTGGCGAAACTGGTGCCCGACAAGCCGACGTATAACATGACGCTCCGCAAGATTTTCGAGGACCCGATTGACTCGCTGGCCAACATGATTCAGCCCGAGGAGGTCGAGAACGTCCGGAAGATGCGGGCGCTGGAATCCGGCGACGAACGGACCGTCCGGGAAATGAAACTGCTGGCCGATTCGTCCCAGATTTCGAACGTGCTGCGGCAGGCCCGGAAGCTGGAAGGAACCGTCCGGAACACAGGTATCCACGCCGCCGGAATTATCATCGCGCCCGACGACCTGTCGAACATCCTGCCCGTAGCCACCTCCAAAGACTCGGACCTGCTGATTACGCAGTACGAAGGAAAAATCATCGAGGACGCGGGCGTTATCAAGATGGACTTTCTTGGTCTGCGCAACCTGACCATCATCAAGGAGGCCCTCCGGCTCATCAAGCAGAACCACGGCGTCGAAATCGACATCGATTACATCCCGCTCGACGACCAGAAAACCTACGAGCTTTTCCAGCGGGGCGAAACCAACGCTATCTTCCAGTTCGAATCGGACGGGATGAAGAAGTACATGAAGGAACTCAAGCCCGACCGCTTCGAGGACCTGATTGCCATGAACGCCCTCTACCGCCCGGGTCCGATCGCCTACATTCCGAACTTTATCAACCGGAAACACGGGCGCGAGGAGGTGAAATATGACCTTCCCGAAATGGAGGAGCACCTGGCCGAAACGTACGGAATCAACGTCTACCAGGAGCAGGTGATGCTGCTTTCCCAGAAACTGGGCGGCTTTACCAAAGGCGACGCCGACGTGCTGCGGAAGGCCATGGGGAAAAAGCAGAAGGAAGTTCTGGATAAAATGAAGGTCAAATTCATGGAAGGCTGCGCCAAAAACGGCCTGAACGTGAAAGCCTGCGAGAAAGTCTGGACCGACTGGGAAGCCTTTGCCTCCTACGCCTTCAACAAATCGCACTCGACCTGTTACGCCTTCGTCGCTTACCAGACGGCCTACCTGAAGTCGCACTACAAGGCCGAGTACATGGCGGCCGTTTTGACGTCCTGCCTCGGCAACATCGAAAAAATCACCTTCTTCCTCGAAGAATGTAAGAGCATCGGGATTCCGGTTCTGGGTCCGGATGTGAACGAATCGGAGCGCTTTTTTGGGGTGAACAAAAAGGGCGAAATCCGTTTTGGGCTCGGCGGCATCAAAGGCACGGGCGACGCGGCCGTGGAATCGATCATCGACGAGCGCCGCAAGGGCGGGCCTTACAAGGACCTCTACGACTTCATGATCCGGTCGAATCTGCGGACGGTGAACAAGAAAACGCTGGAATCACTGGCCTATGCCGGGGCGTTCGACAACCTCGACGAGTGCCACCGGGCGCAGTTTTTCGATGTGCCGCAGGGCGAAACGGGCACCTTCCTCGAACGGCTCATCCGGTACGCCAACAACTACCACGCCGAGAAGTCGGCCGCGCAGCAGTCGCTGTTTGGAGCCATGAACGGCGGCGAACCCGACCTGCCCCGCCCCAAAGCCCCGAACGTGCCGACCTGGAGCGAAATCGACAAGCTCAAGTTCGAGAAAGACGTGGTCGGCTTTTACATCACCGGCCACCCGCTCGACGAGTTCCGGCTCGAACTCGAAAGCTTCTGTACGTGTACGCTAGACCGGTTGTACGACGACGTCAACAAGGGCAAGGAGATCACCGTCGGCGGGATCGTCACGAGTTCTCAGCTCCGGCAGGCCCGCAACGGGAACCCGTTCATTATTTTCAAACTGGAAGATTATAACGGGTCCGTCGAAATGAGCTTGTTCGGCGAAGATTACGTGCGGCTGAGCAACTACATCGAAGTCGGGCACTTCCTGCACATCAAAGGCAAGCTGCAGAACCGCTGGAACTCCGATCAGTTCGAATTCCGCCCGAACGCCATCCAACTGCTGACCGAAGTCCGGCAGAAGTACAGCCGGGAGTTGTGCGTGCAGCTTGATCTTCAGGTGATTAACAACGAATTTGTGGCTCATCTGACCGATCTGGTCAAGGCGTATCCGGGGCACTGTAACCTGCTGATGTCCATCCGCGACCGGGACGAACCGGTGGAGGTGAGCTTGCTCTCCCGGCCGTTCAAGGTGGCTCCGGTCAACGAACTGCTGAAAGCCCTGGATGCGCTGGATGGGGTAAAATGCCGCCTGAATTAA
- a CDS encoding aspartate aminotransferase family protein: MNTLLTPRQLFFQHVAQTSDFPLALEIERAEGIYLYGTEGQRYIDLISGIGVSNVGHRHPAVLEAIYGQLDKYMHLMVYGEFVQTPQVQLAHALAETVAAAGLPPTAYGPLQSVYFTNSGTEAIEGAMKLAKRFTGRTELISCFNSYHGATQGALSLAGGEWFKNSFRPLLPGIRHIQHGRWEDIQKISCRTAAVIMEVVQGEAGVRVPDPAYLQAVRQRCTEVGALLIFDEIQTGFGRTGTFWAFEDFGVMPDVLVCAKGMGGGMPIGAFIAPTEVMSVFKTGPILGHITTFGGHPVSCAASLATLQIIRDQQLYAKAEQKGQLFRQRLVHPAIREVRGKGLMLAAEFASFDVLKPVIDRAISAGVLTDWFLFCDHSMRIAPPLVITEAEIDEACTLILGAID, translated from the coding sequence TTGAATACGCTTCTTACCCCAAGGCAGCTTTTTTTTCAGCACGTCGCCCAGACCTCCGACTTCCCGCTGGCCCTCGAAATCGAGCGGGCCGAAGGTATCTACCTGTACGGAACCGAAGGGCAGAGATACATTGATCTGATCTCCGGCATCGGCGTCAGCAACGTAGGCCACCGCCACCCCGCCGTGCTGGAGGCGATTTACGGGCAACTGGACAAATACATGCACCTGATGGTGTACGGCGAGTTTGTCCAGACGCCGCAGGTGCAGCTGGCCCACGCGCTGGCCGAAACGGTGGCCGCAGCCGGGCTTCCCCCGACGGCCTACGGTCCCCTGCAAAGCGTTTATTTTACCAATTCCGGTACGGAAGCCATCGAAGGCGCCATGAAGCTGGCAAAACGCTTTACTGGCCGCACCGAACTCATTTCCTGCTTCAACTCCTACCACGGCGCTACGCAGGGTGCCCTCTCGCTGGCGGGCGGCGAGTGGTTCAAAAACAGCTTCCGGCCGCTGCTGCCCGGTATCCGGCACATCCAGCACGGCCGCTGGGAGGACATCCAGAAGATAAGCTGCCGGACGGCGGCCGTCATCATGGAAGTCGTGCAGGGCGAAGCGGGCGTTCGCGTTCCCGATCCGGCTTACCTTCAGGCCGTCCGGCAACGGTGTACCGAAGTGGGGGCCCTCCTGATTTTCGACGAAATCCAGACCGGTTTCGGCCGGACGGGCACATTCTGGGCCTTTGAAGATTTCGGCGTTATGCCGGATGTGCTGGTCTGCGCCAAAGGCATGGGTGGCGGTATGCCCATCGGGGCCTTTATCGCGCCAACGGAGGTGATGAGCGTGTTCAAAACCGGGCCAATCCTGGGCCACATCACCACTTTTGGCGGGCATCCGGTCAGCTGTGCGGCCTCCCTGGCGACGTTACAGATCATTCGGGACCAGCAGTTATATGCCAAAGCGGAGCAAAAAGGCCAGTTGTTCCGGCAACGGCTGGTGCATCCGGCCATTCGGGAAGTCCGGGGCAAGGGGCTGATGCTGGCGGCAGAATTCGCGTCGTTCGACGTGCTCAAACCCGTTATCGACCGGGCCATTTCGGCGGGCGTCCTGACCGACTGGTTCCTGTTCTGCGACCATTCGATGCGCATTGCCCCACCGCTGGTAATTACGGAGGCGGAGATTGACGAGGCGTGTACGTTGATTCTGGGAGCGATTGATTGA
- the trxA gene encoding thioredoxin, producing MAKAIEITDSNFAEVINSDKPVLVDFWAEWCGPCKMIGPVVEQLATEYEGKAVIGKMDVDMNAQVPAQFGIRSIPTLMVFKNGQLVDKVIGAVPKSVLDQKLQAQL from the coding sequence ATGGCAAAAGCAATAGAAATCACCGACTCCAATTTTGCTGAGGTGATTAATTCTGACAAGCCGGTACTGGTTGACTTCTGGGCGGAGTGGTGCGGACCGTGCAAAATGATTGGTCCCGTTGTCGAGCAACTGGCAACTGAATACGAAGGAAAAGCCGTAATCGGCAAAATGGACGTGGATATGAACGCGCAGGTTCCTGCCCAGTTCGGCATTCGCAGCATCCCGACGCTGATGGTTTTCAAGAACGGCCAGCTGGTGGATAAGGTGATCGGTGCGGTGCCCAAGTCTGTTCTGGACCAGAAACTGCAGGCGCAGCTGTAA